Proteins encoded by one window of Bernardetia sp.:
- a CDS encoding alpha/beta fold hydrolase — MPLKYESFFIDLKNESNDILHLKRIHKQEIDKEKLQNLPSILLIHGSVENGRIFYSENEKGLGSYLAQNGFDVFVADLRGKGKSTPNISKYSTFGQTEYILEDLPAFANKVREIKGSFPMYWGAHSWGGVMIPPFMIRFPQVAEAAKKMVFFGSKRRIRTKGREKIVKIDLVWNVTGKILSKTMGYFPNTKFKFGTDNESREFIRESNRWIYEDKWLCRDSFDYQKAFQQLKNEKKYFPKTLHIAAINDTILGNPNDVKLLKEEMDNEKDEFWLLSKENQNLHDYDHNNMLTHKDAANDHFPKIVEWLK, encoded by the coding sequence ATGCCATTAAAGTATGAATCTTTTTTTATTGATTTAAAAAATGAGAGCAATGACATTCTTCATCTAAAACGAATCCATAAACAAGAAATAGATAAGGAAAAATTGCAAAATCTACCTTCTATTCTTCTCATTCATGGAAGTGTAGAAAACGGACGTATTTTTTATTCTGAAAATGAAAAAGGGTTGGGTTCGTATTTGGCTCAAAATGGTTTTGATGTTTTTGTAGCAGACCTTAGAGGCAAAGGAAAAAGCACGCCAAATATAAGTAAATACTCTACTTTTGGGCAGACAGAATATATTTTGGAAGATTTGCCAGCCTTTGCTAACAAAGTCAGAGAAATAAAAGGTAGTTTTCCAATGTATTGGGGAGCGCACTCTTGGGGTGGAGTAATGATTCCTCCGTTTATGATTCGGTTTCCACAAGTCGCCGAAGCAGCAAAGAAAATGGTGTTTTTTGGAAGCAAACGAAGAATCAGAACAAAGGGAAGAGAAAAAATAGTAAAAATAGATTTGGTTTGGAATGTTACTGGAAAAATTTTGAGCAAGACGATGGGATATTTTCCCAATACAAAATTTAAGTTTGGAACAGACAATGAAAGTAGAGAATTTATAAGAGAATCCAACAGATGGATTTATGAAGACAAGTGGCTTTGTAGAGATAGTTTTGATTATCAAAAGGCTTTTCAGCAGCTAAAAAATGAGAAAAAATACTTTCCCAAAACGCTTCATATTGCTGCCATAAATGATACTATTTTAGGCAATCCGAATGATGTCAAACTCCTCAAAGAAGAAATGGACAATGAAAAAGATGAGTTTTGGCTTTTGTCAAAAGAAAACCAAAACCTACACGACTACGACCATAACAACATGCTTACACACAAAGACGCTGCAAACGACCATTTTCCAAAAATAGTAGAATGGCTAAAGTAG
- a CDS encoding P-loop NTPase fold protein, producing MKIDAELKDIKEDRLGREPFATQIANGIVNSFSDNHESLVIGINGQWGAGKSTLLNFIVQKIEDLTENDDYKPVIIRFNPWMFSGQKELQTIFFKELYLVITKDVGFVKKHAKKLSPFLDSLELFVNAYILASNPTLVGASSRVTSSFKNFINSLNKIEDVHAHKKNIDKSIIETGLKIYITIDDIDRLTPNEITEIFQLVKLNANFANTVFILCYDYDVVVSALKSKFGENGEKYLEKIVQVDYTLPKVSQSVIQKIFVEEVVTLFSKNVELTKELKEFAEADTLLQNYFQTLRDVYRFINAVKLRLEGIHNDVNIKHFMLVEALRVFDKSAYEFIPNNKASLLKSEVQQGAYMHSYQIDSSKTKLKETESYKQLKNNARLIVNQLFNLGTETVNYSLPKNYSIEKGIFNKYYFDNYFSLSIPQDSISEQEYQLFVGADIEKKIEVLKHIEKRNKTAELFTKFGHRIREKIIESKDLSCLEAINTFIDRYLIYHYEEVLHETPYGYTRILLKSYLHKRVRRSNANGICRTITT from the coding sequence ATGAAAATAGATGCAGAACTAAAGGACATTAAAGAAGACCGTTTAGGTAGAGAACCATTTGCTACTCAAATTGCTAATGGAATAGTAAACTCATTTTCTGATAATCATGAAAGTCTTGTGATTGGAATAAATGGACAGTGGGGAGCTGGAAAATCAACACTATTAAACTTTATTGTTCAGAAAATAGAAGATTTGACAGAAAATGATGACTATAAGCCTGTTATAATAAGGTTTAACCCTTGGATGTTTTCTGGACAAAAAGAATTACAAACTATCTTTTTTAAAGAATTATATTTAGTTATTACGAAAGATGTAGGCTTTGTTAAAAAGCATGCTAAAAAATTATCTCCTTTTTTAGATAGCTTAGAGTTATTTGTTAATGCTTATATACTAGCTAGTAATCCTACTTTAGTAGGTGCGTCAAGTCGTGTAACAAGTTCTTTTAAAAATTTTATCAATAGTCTCAACAAAATAGAAGATGTACATGCTCATAAAAAAAATATAGACAAAAGCATAATAGAAACAGGTTTAAAAATATACATCACTATTGATGATATTGACAGACTTACACCAAATGAAATAACAGAAATATTTCAATTAGTAAAGCTGAATGCAAATTTTGCAAATACTGTTTTTATTTTATGTTATGATTATGATGTTGTTGTTAGTGCATTAAAAAGTAAATTCGGAGAAAATGGAGAAAAGTATTTAGAAAAAATTGTACAAGTAGATTACACTCTACCAAAGGTTTCTCAATCTGTAATACAAAAGATATTTGTTGAAGAAGTAGTAACACTTTTTTCTAAGAATGTTGAATTAACAAAAGAGTTGAAAGAGTTTGCAGAGGCTGATACTCTCTTGCAAAATTACTTTCAAACTTTAAGAGATGTTTACAGATTCATAAATGCTGTGAAGTTGAGACTGGAAGGAATACATAATGATGTAAACATAAAGCATTTTATGCTTGTGGAAGCTCTAAGAGTTTTTGATAAATCAGCGTACGAATTTATACCAAACAATAAAGCAAGTTTATTGAAGTCTGAAGTACAACAAGGGGCTTATATGCACTCTTATCAGATTGATTCTTCTAAAACAAAACTAAAGGAAACAGAGAGTTATAAACAGTTGAAAAATAATGCTAGGTTAATAGTTAATCAATTATTCAATCTAGGTACTGAAACAGTAAATTATAGTTTGCCAAAGAATTACTCAATAGAAAAAGGAATATTTAATAAATACTATTTTGATAATTATTTTTCATTATCTATTCCTCAAGATAGTATTTCAGAACAAGAATATCAGCTATTTGTAGGGGCTGATATAGAAAAAAAGATAGAAGTTCTGAAACATATAGAAAAACGAAATAAAACAGCAGAATTATTTACGAAATTTGGACACAGAATAAGAGAAAAAATAATAGAATCAAAAGATTTGAGTTGTTTAGAGGCGATAAATACTTTTATTGATAGGTATTTAATTTATCATTATGAAGAGGTTTTACATGAAACGCCCTATGGATATACTCGTATTTTACTCAAATCATATCTTCATAAAAGAGTTCGACGGTCAAATGCAAATGGAATATGTCGAACAATTACTACTTAA
- a CDS encoding helix-turn-helix domain-containing protein has protein sequence MILSRQFPDIKWLKSQIERGYFQNPVHGTTHKGFPSVIISANTKREERTNIKASLSLFMNLEGESECVIDGKLRKIPLKYFCLSNKDQPYSLLMEKPVKTFNIHFGDEFVEQLLPSLTTSYEDLLENYSFSNSNVASKTIEFPNQLYRKNPQFLSILWHLQKAHQENYQNSLFWEEYMRTLFLHLLSKRKDIISDIKRIPALKKTTQTEIYQRLSYAMDFLQTYFHQNIDLEALAATACLSKFHFLRLFKAAFGFSPYQYVQYLRIERAKTLLQKTNLPICQIALELGFQNATSFSRLFFKKINCYPNYYRSQSR, from the coding sequence ATGATACTTTCTCGTCAGTTTCCAGATATAAAATGGCTCAAATCACAGATTGAGAGAGGATATTTTCAAAATCCAGTTCACGGAACTACACATAAAGGTTTTCCAAGCGTTATTATTTCAGCCAATACAAAACGAGAAGAGCGAACAAATATCAAGGCTTCTCTATCACTTTTTATGAATTTGGAAGGGGAAAGTGAATGCGTGATAGACGGCAAACTGCGTAAAATTCCCTTGAAGTATTTTTGTCTTTCCAATAAAGATCAACCGTATTCTCTCTTGATGGAAAAGCCTGTCAAGACGTTTAATATTCATTTTGGAGATGAGTTTGTAGAACAGCTTTTGCCCTCACTTACCACTTCTTATGAAGATTTGTTAGAAAATTACAGCTTTTCAAATTCAAATGTTGCTTCAAAAACCATAGAATTTCCCAATCAGCTTTACCGAAAAAATCCTCAATTTCTCTCTATTCTATGGCATCTTCAAAAAGCACATCAGGAAAACTATCAGAACTCACTTTTTTGGGAAGAATACATGAGAACACTTTTTTTGCATCTACTTTCTAAGCGAAAAGATATTATTTCTGATATAAAACGTATTCCTGCTCTAAAAAAGACTACCCAAACTGAAATCTATCAGCGTTTGAGTTATGCAATGGATTTTCTGCAAACCTATTTCCATCAAAATATTGATTTAGAAGCCTTGGCAGCTACGGCATGTCTTTCTAAGTTTCATTTTCTACGACTTTTCAAAGCTGCTTTTGGTTTTTCTCCTTATCAGTACGTACAGTATCTACGCATAGAAAGGGCAAAAACATTGCTCCAAAAGACAAATCTTCCCATTTGTCAAATTGCGCTAGAACTTGGTTTTCAAAACGCCACTTCATTTAGCAGACTATTTTTTAAGAAAATAAACTGTTATCCTAATTATTATAGAAGTCAGAGTAGATAA
- a CDS encoding M48 family metallopeptidase, translated as MKKISYLSFIVLLYFVTACATAPLTGRKQLKLLPDSEIHQMSFQAYNEMLSQQKVVKGTSEAQTVQQVGERIQYAVETYLKQNNLSHLIEGFKWEYNLVEEASANASCMPGGKVVFHTGIMPICQTPTGVGVVMGHEIAHAVASHGNERMSQAMAAQGVLSLGAAFMNQKPTLANQLILQAAGIGTQVGLLKFSRDQESEADRLGLIFMAMAGYNPNEAVPFWQRMNAQAGGQAPPEFLSTHPHADTRINNLKKWMPEAMKYYNASPYKGKP; from the coding sequence ATGAAGAAAATATCTTATCTCTCTTTTATTGTGCTGCTCTACTTTGTAACAGCCTGTGCTACTGCCCCACTCACAGGCAGAAAACAGTTAAAACTTTTACCAGATTCTGAAATTCATCAGATGAGCTTTCAAGCCTACAACGAAATGCTAAGTCAGCAAAAAGTTGTGAAAGGAACTAGCGAAGCTCAAACTGTACAGCAAGTAGGAGAACGCATCCAGTATGCTGTTGAGACCTATTTAAAACAAAATAACCTATCTCATTTGATAGAAGGCTTTAAGTGGGAATATAATTTGGTAGAAGAAGCCTCTGCCAATGCCTCTTGTATGCCAGGTGGAAAGGTTGTTTTTCATACAGGCATCATGCCGATTTGCCAAACGCCAACTGGTGTAGGTGTCGTGATGGGACACGAAATTGCTCACGCTGTGGCAAGCCATGGAAATGAAAGAATGAGTCAAGCTATGGCAGCACAGGGCGTTTTATCACTAGGAGCAGCTTTTATGAACCAAAAGCCAACCCTTGCGAATCAGCTTATTTTGCAAGCTGCTGGAATAGGCACACAGGTAGGACTTTTAAAGTTTTCAAGAGACCAAGAATCGGAAGCCGACCGTTTAGGGCTTATCTTTATGGCAATGGCTGGCTACAACCCCAATGAAGCAGTACCGTTTTGGCAACGTATGAACGCACAAGCAGGAGGACAAGCTCCACCAGAGTTTTTATCTACTCACCCTCATGCTGATACACGAATAAATAATCTTAAAAAATGGATGCCAGAAGCGATGAAATATTATAATGCTTCGCCGTATAAAGGGAAACCTTAA
- a CDS encoding metal-dependent transcriptional regulator, translated as MNSQTEENYLKALFKLASPESEVSLSELSKKLSVSTPTANSMIKRLHEKELVIYEKYKPIKLTEKGKTTAALVVRKHRLTEMFLVEKMGFGWEKVHAIAEQIEHIKSPIFFDKMDELLGYPNIDPHGSPIPNKDGQIENKMSSELKLSECKVGDKVKIVAVSESSLEFLQFLNSRQISLGLEIEVLDIEKYDGTMKVFLLEENQKKEEVLSKKVCEKLSVSY; from the coding sequence ATGAACTCTCAAACAGAAGAAAATTACTTAAAAGCACTTTTCAAACTTGCCTCTCCAGAAAGTGAAGTGAGCTTGTCGGAGCTTAGTAAAAAACTCTCTGTCAGTACGCCCACAGCAAACAGCATGATAAAGCGTTTGCACGAAAAAGAATTGGTTATTTATGAAAAATATAAACCTATCAAACTGACTGAAAAAGGGAAAACAACGGCTGCCCTTGTTGTTCGCAAACACCGTCTTACAGAAATGTTTTTGGTAGAAAAAATGGGTTTTGGTTGGGAGAAAGTCCACGCCATTGCAGAGCAAATCGAACACATCAAATCGCCTATCTTTTTTGATAAAATGGACGAACTTTTAGGCTATCCGAATATTGACCCACACGGTTCGCCTATTCCCAATAAAGACGGACAGATAGAAAATAAAATGAGTTCTGAATTAAAATTGAGTGAATGCAAAGTAGGAGATAAAGTAAAAATAGTAGCCGTTTCGGAATCTTCGTTGGAGTTTTTACAGTTTTTGAATAGTCGCCAGATAAGTTTGGGATTAGAAATAGAAGTTTTAGACATTGAAAAATATGATGGCACGATGAAAGTATTTTTGTTGGAAGAAAATCAAAAAAAAGAGGAAGTTCTTAGTAAAAAAGTATGTGAAAAATTGTCTGTTAGTTATTAG
- the radA gene encoding DNA repair protein RadA codes for MAKKKTKTAHFCQECGYESPKWMGKCPSCEEWNTFVEEVIDKGTSKNDVQKLWQSDNQRRASNKPKKLSEIEKTDFARISTHDGELNRVLGSGLVQGSLVLIGGEPGIGKSTLMLQVALALKDHTVLYVSGEESEQQIKLRAERLEAYSENCLVLNETNTQNIFIQIEQSKPDVLVIDSIQTLHTAHIESSAGSVSQVRECAAELLRFAKETGTPVFLIGHITKEGSLAGPKVLEHMVDTVLQFEGDRHMSYRILRTIKNRFGSTSELGIYEMQSTGLREVSNPSEILMSQRDEVIGGITIGTTMEGNRPLLIEVQSLVSIAAYGTPQRSSTGFDAKRLNMLLAVLEKRGGFRFGTQDVFLNIAGGFKVEDPALDLAVCTSLISSLENSPISSDICFAAEVGLGGEIRAVQRIEQRISEAEKLGFRQIVISKYNVKGLDLKKFKIEVKLTKTLEDVIKLVF; via the coding sequence ATGGCTAAAAAGAAAACCAAAACAGCCCATTTTTGTCAAGAATGTGGTTACGAATCTCCGAAATGGATGGGAAAATGTCCTTCTTGTGAGGAATGGAATACTTTCGTAGAAGAAGTAATTGATAAAGGAACAAGCAAAAACGACGTTCAAAAACTTTGGCAAAGCGATAATCAGAGAAGAGCTTCCAACAAACCCAAAAAACTCTCTGAAATTGAAAAAACAGATTTTGCTAGAATCTCTACCCACGATGGAGAACTCAACCGAGTCTTGGGAAGTGGTTTGGTGCAGGGTTCTTTGGTCTTGATAGGAGGAGAACCAGGGATTGGAAAATCTACATTGATGTTGCAAGTGGCTTTAGCTTTGAAAGACCACACCGTTTTGTACGTTTCTGGAGAGGAGAGCGAACAGCAGATAAAACTGCGTGCCGAGCGTCTGGAAGCCTATTCTGAAAATTGCTTGGTTTTGAACGAGACGAATACACAAAATATTTTTATTCAGATAGAACAGTCTAAGCCAGATGTTTTGGTAATAGATTCCATTCAGACCCTCCATACAGCACATATAGAATCCTCGGCTGGAAGCGTTTCGCAGGTGCGTGAGTGTGCTGCCGAACTTTTGCGCTTTGCTAAGGAAACAGGAACACCTGTTTTTCTTATTGGACACATTACAAAAGAAGGCTCACTTGCAGGACCAAAAGTGTTGGAACACATGGTCGATACCGTTTTGCAATTTGAAGGCGACAGGCACATGTCGTACAGAATTTTGCGTACTATCAAAAACCGTTTTGGTTCTACCTCCGAACTGGGAATTTATGAAATGCAATCTACTGGACTTCGTGAAGTCAGTAATCCATCAGAGATTTTGATGTCGCAGCGAGATGAAGTCATTGGAGGAATTACTATCGGCACAACGATGGAAGGAAATCGTCCTTTGCTGATAGAAGTACAATCATTAGTGAGCATTGCAGCCTACGGAACACCTCAACGAAGCAGTACAGGCTTTGATGCCAAGCGTTTGAATATGCTTTTGGCTGTTTTGGAAAAGCGTGGAGGTTTTAGATTTGGAACGCAAGATGTTTTCTTGAATATTGCAGGTGGTTTTAAGGTGGAAGACCCTGCGCTAGATTTGGCTGTCTGTACGTCGCTTATTTCATCGCTAGAAAACTCGCCTATCAGTTCGGATATTTGTTTTGCTGCCGAAGTGGGTTTGGGGGGAGAAATTAGAGCTGTTCAGCGCATAGAACAACGCATTTCAGAAGCTGAAAAGTTAGGTTTTAGGCAGATTGTTATTTCAAAATACAATGTTAAGGGACTAGATTTGAAGAAGTTTAAAATTGAAGTGAAACTCACCAAGACGTTGGAAGATGTGATTAAGTTGGTTTTTTAG
- a CDS encoding ABC transporter permease — protein MNFSLFIAKRIRSQKGSSFSKVITRIAIGSIALGIAALIISMAIFEGFKQTILDKIVSQTGHIQILKFDMNNSFETSPLSTQRDFYDYLKEQEYISHIQPYTQKPVLLRTDEDLMGLVLKGVDVGYDTTSFKKNLIEGRFIQFDTSNYSKEIIISQDTKNKLRLSVGDDLLAFFLQNPPRQRKLEIVGVYQTGIEDFDERLVYCDQAMLQRLNAWGDTLVGGYEVFLKDFDEIDAIYDEVESNSDYDMYLQKVTNTFAHFFEWFSMVNKNVTIFLSVILFVALFNVVSVLLILITERVTMIGMLKALGATSSQILKIFFQNGLIILWKGILIGNSIGILFCLIQDTFKIIPLDIETYYMTSVPISWNIPLILLLNLGIIALVIFILWIPSIFISRIKPIRAIRFD, from the coding sequence GTGAATTTTTCGCTTTTTATAGCCAAAAGAATCCGAAGCCAAAAAGGAAGCAGTTTTTCAAAAGTCATCACACGCATTGCGATTGGAAGTATTGCGCTTGGAATTGCTGCTCTTATTATTTCTATGGCAATTTTTGAAGGATTCAAACAAACTATTTTAGATAAAATAGTAAGCCAAACAGGTCATATTCAGATTCTTAAATTTGATATGAATAACTCTTTCGAAACCAGTCCACTTTCTACGCAAAGAGATTTTTACGACTATTTGAAAGAACAAGAATACATTTCTCATATCCAACCCTACACACAAAAACCTGTTTTACTTAGAACAGATGAAGACTTGATGGGATTAGTCTTAAAAGGGGTCGATGTAGGATATGATACTACAAGTTTTAAGAAAAACCTAATAGAGGGACGTTTTATTCAGTTTGATACAAGTAATTATTCTAAAGAAATTATTATAAGTCAAGACACAAAAAATAAATTGCGTCTTTCAGTTGGCGATGATTTGCTCGCTTTTTTCCTACAAAACCCACCACGCCAAAGAAAATTAGAAATAGTAGGAGTTTATCAGACAGGAATAGAAGATTTTGATGAGCGTTTAGTCTATTGCGACCAAGCAATGCTACAACGACTAAATGCTTGGGGCGATACACTTGTGGGTGGCTATGAAGTTTTTTTGAAAGATTTTGATGAAATAGATGCTATCTACGATGAAGTAGAATCGAATAGCGACTACGATATGTATCTTCAAAAAGTAACCAATACATTCGCACATTTTTTTGAATGGTTTTCGATGGTCAATAAAAATGTAACTATTTTTTTAAGTGTGATTCTATTTGTGGCACTTTTTAACGTTGTATCTGTTTTGTTAATCTTGATTACAGAACGTGTTACAATGATTGGAATGCTCAAAGCATTAGGTGCAACAAGTAGCCAAATTCTAAAAATATTCTTTCAAAATGGTTTAATCATTCTTTGGAAAGGAATTTTGATAGGAAATAGTATTGGAATTTTGTTTTGTTTGATTCAAGATACATTCAAAATTATTCCTTTAGACATTGAAACTTACTATATGACAAGCGTTCCTATTTCTTGGAATATTCCTCTAATTCTATTGCTCAATCTAGGCATTATTGCATTGGTTATCTTTATTCTTTGGATTCCTTCTATTTTTATCAGTAGAATAAAACCTATTAGAGCCATTCGTTTTGATTGA
- a CDS encoding BatA domain-containing protein: MQFLYPSILWVLFLMIIPIIIHLFNFQRPKKVLFTNVEFLKEVQQISKSRNRLKHILIMLARMAFIGFLVLAFARPVLPSENDKDGSAFSSSQRVSIYLDNSFSLQNEQDNKRLLDLGATYAQTVPDLFPKSATFQLLDNSFEGNTNFFYPKTNITDKLSTIDFSGISRDFSEVYKKQLRTFEAKQNQTNGEGGHIFWVSDFQKKMLPNLNEIAFDSAYNYYVLPISPTNVSTLLIDSVWLDNPFVQPNTPQNITIRVRNLGTESVENKSLQLFIDGKQVSASVVSLAAQSVQEIEMNFSVTKTTGTVSAKVSIEDYPILFDNDYFFTLRIAPKINILNIFERQSEAQVYIRNVFTNADFFNFSATSTQNLDYNVLQNTDLVVLEGISSLDEALQRALRKFLSGGGNVLVFPSPSSKPNDFNSALGISVRSMNAEAGVGLALLPPSENEPFFDGVFEQISSSMSMPVATSVWSGLSSGQSILKFRNGQPFLMRQQTAEGNVFVCAAPLEENWSGFGKHALFVPTMYKTALSSLSQADLLAYNLEDQTAILSLDSLQKNTIFELVAINQNIEQGNTTQSQAIIPSQRISGNKLIFEIPRSSLKAGLYYIRNKQTQKIETLLAFNYSREESYLDFHSEEEIKTAWAANSNVQVFSLGNSDVKEFAKTFKEKNENIPLWRYFIVAALIAVLVEAVLARIFSRASE, from the coding sequence ATGCAATTTCTCTATCCTTCTATTCTTTGGGTGTTGTTTCTGATGATTATTCCAATCATTATTCACCTTTTCAACTTCCAACGTCCTAAAAAGGTATTATTTACCAATGTTGAGTTTTTAAAGGAAGTTCAGCAAATTTCAAAGTCAAGAAATCGCCTAAAACATATCTTGATAATGTTGGCTCGTATGGCATTTATTGGTTTTTTAGTGTTGGCTTTTGCTCGCCCTGTACTGCCTTCTGAAAATGATAAAGATGGTTCTGCTTTCTCTTCTAGCCAAAGGGTTTCTATTTATTTGGATAATTCATTTAGCCTTCAAAACGAGCAAGACAACAAACGACTTTTAGACTTGGGTGCTACATACGCTCAAACTGTTCCAGATTTGTTTCCAAAATCGGCTACTTTTCAACTTTTAGATAATTCTTTTGAAGGAAATACCAATTTCTTCTATCCCAAAACCAATATTACAGACAAACTTTCTACCATAGATTTTAGTGGAATTTCTCGTGATTTTTCAGAGGTGTATAAAAAACAACTCCGAACCTTTGAAGCCAAACAAAATCAGACCAACGGCGAAGGAGGACATATATTTTGGGTTTCAGATTTTCAGAAAAAAATGCTCCCAAATTTGAATGAAATAGCATTTGATTCAGCTTATAATTATTATGTTTTGCCTATTTCTCCTACAAATGTTTCGACTTTGCTTATAGATTCGGTTTGGTTGGATAATCCGTTTGTACAGCCCAATACACCACAAAATATTACAATTCGTGTCAGAAATTTGGGAACAGAATCTGTTGAGAACAAAAGTTTACAACTTTTTATTGATGGAAAACAAGTTTCGGCAAGCGTAGTAAGCCTAGCAGCACAGAGCGTGCAGGAAATTGAAATGAATTTTTCTGTTACCAAAACCACAGGAACAGTTTCAGCAAAAGTAAGCATAGAAGATTATCCCATTTTGTTTGATAACGACTATTTTTTTACGCTAAGAATAGCTCCAAAAATAAATATTTTAAATATATTTGAAAGACAAAGTGAAGCGCAAGTTTATATTAGAAATGTTTTTACAAACGCAGACTTTTTTAATTTTTCAGCTACCTCTACGCAAAACTTGGATTATAATGTCCTTCAAAATACAGATTTAGTAGTTTTGGAGGGAATCTCATCGCTGGATGAAGCTCTGCAACGAGCTTTAAGAAAGTTTCTTTCTGGTGGGGGAAATGTTTTGGTTTTTCCGTCTCCTAGCTCAAAGCCTAATGATTTTAACTCAGCGTTGGGAATTTCTGTTCGTAGCATGAATGCAGAGGCTGGAGTAGGTTTAGCCCTTTTACCTCCATCAGAAAATGAACCCTTTTTTGATGGTGTTTTTGAGCAAATTTCATCGTCTATGTCTATGCCAGTAGCGACAAGTGTTTGGTCTGGGCTTTCATCTGGACAGTCTATTTTAAAATTTAGAAACGGACAACCTTTCTTGATGCGCCAACAGACAGCCGAAGGAAATGTTTTTGTCTGTGCAGCTCCATTAGAGGAAAACTGGAGTGGCTTTGGAAAACATGCTCTTTTCGTTCCGACAATGTACAAAACAGCATTGAGTAGTCTTTCGCAAGCTGATTTGTTAGCCTACAATTTGGAAGACCAAACAGCTATTTTGTCTTTAGATTCACTTCAAAAAAATACTATTTTTGAACTGGTTGCTATTAATCAGAATATAGAACAGGGAAATACAACTCAAAGTCAAGCTATTATTCCATCACAGCGTATTTCGGGAAATAAACTGATTTTTGAAATTCCTCGTTCATCGTTAAAGGCTGGTTTGTATTATATACGAAACAAACAAACTCAAAAAATAGAAACTCTTTTAGCTTTCAATTATTCAAGAGAGGAATCTTATCTTGATTTTCATTCAGAAGAAGAGATTAAAACAGCATGGGCAGCAAATTCGAATGTACAAGTTTTTTCTCTTGGAAATAGCGATGTAAAAGAGTTTGCAAAAACATTCAAAGAAAAAAATGAAAATATTCCCTTGTGGAGATATTTTATTGTGGCAGCTTTGATAGCAGTTTTAGTGGAAGCAGTTTTGGCTAGAATTTTTAGTAGAGCTTCGGAATAG
- a CDS encoding right-handed parallel beta-helix repeat-containing protein — protein MNTSSLIKSLLLFAVFFIYSNSYAQVPPKKEQNGGVQNVKTKVVTVTTVEGFLNSIASNTTIKLKGHSFFISDLASANKVGKYYSFVEVYDGYELLISDVKNLKIVGTGNTPVRMYARPDYGNVISFNNCENVTIENVDAGHGASKGSCVGGVFKIENSKDFYIKNTIMYGSGIEGITTNNVSNLVCVNSFIRSCTYSIMTLNGSNDISFENCVFEDNGVYDLVNIQSCSRVNFKNCSFEKNRTENSNYSDYSLFKVNQSNAITLQHCFIEANATDYLCNDSKILQFQKVEVNHNEFTKGKYKD, from the coding sequence ATGAATACTTCATCACTTATCAAATCTCTACTTTTATTTGCTGTTTTTTTTATTTATAGCAATTCTTATGCTCAAGTGCCACCTAAAAAAGAACAAAACGGAGGAGTCCAAAACGTAAAAACTAAAGTAGTTACGGTAACGACAGTAGAAGGTTTTTTAAATTCTATTGCCTCCAACACCACCATCAAACTCAAAGGACATTCCTTTTTTATTTCAGACCTTGCAAGTGCGAATAAGGTGGGAAAATATTATAGCTTTGTTGAAGTCTATGATGGCTACGAATTGCTGATTTCTGATGTGAAAAACTTAAAAATTGTAGGAACAGGAAATACGCCTGTTCGTATGTATGCACGCCCAGATTATGGAAATGTAATCTCGTTCAATAACTGTGAAAACGTAACGATTGAAAACGTAGATGCAGGACACGGAGCGAGCAAAGGCTCGTGTGTGGGAGGCGTTTTTAAGATAGAAAATAGTAAAGATTTTTATATCAAAAATACGATTATGTATGGAAGTGGTATTGAAGGCATCACAACAAACAACGTTTCTAATTTAGTTTGTGTAAACTCATTTATTAGAAGTTGTACTTATTCTATTATGACACTCAATGGTTCAAATGACATTAGTTTTGAGAATTGTGTCTTTGAAGATAATGGTGTTTATGATTTGGTAAATATTCAGAGTTGCAGCAGAGTAAATTTCAAAAACTGTTCTTTTGAAAAAAATCGTACAGAAAACTCAAATTACTCAGATTATAGCCTTTTCAAAGTCAATCAATCAAATGCTATTACCTTACAACACTGTTTTATTGAAGCTAATGCAACCGATTATTTGTGTAATGATTCAAAAATATTGCAGTTTCAAAAAGTAGAAGTAAATCATAATGAGTTTACGAAAGGGAAGTATAAGGATTAA